ACCTCGATGGGCTCCGTCTGCGCCAGCACGCTGGCGCTGATGGACGCCGGCGTCAAGATCGCCGCGCCGGTCAGCGGCATCGCGATGGGTCTGGTCACCCGCAACGACGGCAAGTACGCCATCCTGTCGGATATCCAGGGCGTTGAGGACCACCTCGGCGACATGGACTTCAAGGTGGCCGGCACCGAGAAGGGCATCACCGCCCTGCAGATGGACATCAAGATCCGCGGCCTGTCGGCGCAGATCATGGAGCAGGCGCTGGCGCAGGCGCGCGAGGGCCGCATGTTCATCCTCGGCAAGATGCTGGGCGCACTGGCCGCGCCGCGCGAGGAGATGAGCCGCTTCGCACCGCGCGTCACGATCATCAAGATCGATTCCGAGAAGATCGGCAAGGTGATCGGCCCCGGCGGCAAGATGATCCGCAGCATCACCGAGCAGTTCGGCGTCAAGATCGACATCGAGGACGACGGCTCGGTGTACATCTCCTCGGTAAGCGCCGAGGGCGCGGCGGGCGCGGTGGCGATGATCCGCGGCATGACCGAGGACGCCAAGATCGGCGAGATCTACACCGGCAAGGTGGTGCGCGTGGCCGACTTCGGCGCGTTCATCGAAATTCTGCCCGGCGTGGACGGCATGGTGCACATCTCGCAACTGGCCGACTTCCGCGTGAACCGCGTGGAGGATGTAGTCAAGTTGGGCGACGAACTGACCGTCATGGTCATCGACGTCGATCCAGCCGGCAAGATTCGCCTCTCACGCCAGGCGGTGATGGAAGGCTGGACGGCCGAGGAAGCGCGCGAGCGCGACCGCAAGCCGAGCGGCGGCGGCGGTCCGCGCAGCGGCCCCGGTCGCGACGGTCCCCGCGGTGGCGGGCGTCCCGGCGGCGGCGGTGGCGGGTTCCGCGGCGGACGGCGGTAAGCGTATCCGCGAATAACGCGAATCTGCGCCAATCTTTTGTCCACGAAGCGACACGAAGAAACACGAAATGAAAGACCTCTCGCGAGTTTCGCGGGAGGTCTTTTTAGTTTCTAGCGGCCGGCCGCAAGCGCGCGACAGGATTGCCATTTCGACGGCAAGCAGTGCCGGAGAAATCTTGCAGAGGCGCAACGCAAAGATTTCTCAGTGGCTCCGCCGCTTCGAAATGACAACCAACGGCGCACCTTCGAAATGACAACCGACGGCGCGGCTTCGAAATGACGACGGCGGACGGACGTTGTAAAATCACTTGCAGCCGCACCCTCTTGTGCTGCATCCACCCATGAAAGAACAGATCAAATCCAAGCAACGTGTCGCCGATCACGGCGAGGTGTTCACCAGTCCGCGCGAGGTGAACGCCATGCTCGATCTGGTGAAGCCCGAAACCGAGCGGATCGACTCGCGGTTTCTGGAACCGGCTTGCGGCACGGGCAACTTCCTCAGCGAGATCCTCAGCCGCAAGCTGCGCGTGGTGGAAAAGCGTTACCGCCGCAGCCAATTGGAGTTCGAGCGCAACCTGGTGCTGGCCGTCTCGTCCATCTACGGCATAGACAAGCAGGAAGACAATACCATCGCCTGCCGCCAGCGGTTGTTTGACATCGCCGACGAGCGCTATACCGCACTGTTTAAGAGCAAGGCCAAAGACACGGTGCGCCGCATCGTGCGCTTCATTCTGGAGCGCAACATCGTCTACGGCGACGCGTTGAGCCTGCAAACCGTCGATGAACCGAAACAGCCGATCGTTTTTTCCGAGTGGACCTTCCCGTTTAACGACAGCAAACTGAAGCGGCGCGACTTTATCTTTGAAGAACTGATGCCCGACGAGCGGAAGAACGGCCAGGCGAACGATCTGTTTGCACAGAACCGGCCGGTGTCCGACCTCGGTGAGGTGGTCTTCATTCCTGCCGAAACGCGCGACTACCCGCCGGTTCCTTTTCTGAGAATTGCGGAGCAGACATAGCGGCATATACGACCTGTCATTTCGACGGCACGCAGTGCCGGAGAAATCTTATTGGCGCAGCGGGTAGATTTCTCAGCCGCTTCGCGGCTTCGAAATGACAGTCGATAGCGTGGCAACGAGATTACAACACCTGTAACTGTCATTTCGACGGCACGCAGTGCCGGAGAAATCTTGCCGGAGCAATCCGATGAACGAGCGCGCCTATTACGTCTATATACTCGTCAACTGGAACAACAACGTCATGTACGTCGGCGTGACCAACAACCTTGAGCGCAGGCTCTATGAGCATAAGAATAAGTTGGTGGATGGCTTCACCAAGAAGTACAACGTGACCAAACTCGTATACTACGAGCATGGGGGCGATGCCCGCGCGGCCATAGCCAGGGAAAAGGAAATCAAAAGATGGCGGCGGGAAAAGAAGGATAAACTGGTGATGACCATGAATCCCCAATGGAAGGACTTGAGCC
This DNA window, taken from Chloroflexota bacterium, encodes the following:
- a CDS encoding SAM-dependent DNA methyltransferase, with the protein product MKEQIKSKQRVADHGEVFTSPREVNAMLDLVKPETERIDSRFLEPACGTGNFLSEILSRKLRVVEKRYRRSQLEFERNLVLAVSSIYGIDKQEDNTIACRQRLFDIADERYTALFKSKAKDTVRRIVRFILERNIVYGDALSLQTVDEPKQPIVFSEWTFPFNDSKLKRRDFIFEELMPDERKNGQANDLFAQNRPVSDLGEVVFIPAETRDYPPVPFLRIAEQT
- a CDS encoding GIY-YIG nuclease family protein; this translates as MNERAYYVYILVNWNNNVMYVGVTNNLERRLYEHKNKLVDGFTKKYNVTKLVYYEHGGDARAAIAREKEIKRWRREKKDKLVMTMNPQWKDLSLEWEEDFSLRSK